Genomic segment of Leptospira saintgironsiae:
TTTTATCACCTATTTTAATTGAGTCATAAACTCGCCTTCCCTCTCTAGTCTCAGTGCTTCCGCCGTAGCGCAACTGTCCTATTTCAGAATTAGGAAAAAGTTCCACTCGGCGTTCTAAATTCTTACCCTTTCCTATTGTTGCGAGGTCTTCGAGCTTGGACGCTCTCGGATTTTCATCTGCAATCCGAACTCTTTCTTCAGATGTAAATTTCTTTCCGTCCAAATTTAGTATTTCAGATTCAACCCTACCATCTGAATTCGTAATTGTTTTTTCCAAGAACCCATCTGAAGCAACTCTAATACTTTCTTTAACGCCTTCTTTATTTGTCCTTTCATAAGCAACTCGACCTTCATTATCTTTAGTAAGATAATATACTTCTTTGCCTACACGAATGGAATCATACTTACGATTGGATTCATCGCCATTTTGTAGAAAAACAACTTCTTGTCCAGGTAGTCCAGAAGGGAGAATAGATTCCTTTTTCACCTTATCTGCTAACCTATTCAGTTCGGTAGCAGATTTATTAGAATCTGCTATTTCGATCCTTCGTTCCGGAGAAACCGCTTTACCATCCAATGTCAAATGTTCAACTGATTTACTACTGTCCTGATTTGTTACAGTGCGCTCAAATATTCCTTCACCGCGAATTGAGATGCTTTCTTTTACTCCACCGAGCCCGACTCTCTCAAAAGATATCTTTCCACTTGTTTCGTCTACAGTCTTATAATAAGAATGTTCGCCTACCTTCAAGATATCAACTGACTTGCCTATTCCTTTAACTTTATCACCCTTGTTGATCGCATTGACCTGCTCGGAATTAAAATGATCCGAATTCTTTCCCGCTATACTTGTTGCAGCTACTGCGTCCTTATGTGAATCTCTTAAGCGTATTTGATCTTCAGGAGTAACAGGATCCTTTCCATTAGCTTTGAGTAAATCCGTCGATACGATCTTATCCCCAACAACTACTTGTTTTTCGATAACAGCTTCTGAACCAATCTGTTTTAGACTTAGTATTTCTCTCAAACCGTTTGCACGATTCCTCTCGTAAGTTACGTCATTCCCTTTTACGGTTTTCTCATAAGCAATTCCATCGACCTTGATTGTATCGTAACCTTTAGATTTCGGATTATTTAGCTCATTTGCCTTCTTAAGAGAGATCGTTTCAGATGCCTTCTTCGAATTATCTAAGAATGCAATGTCAGAACCCTTCTTACCTGCATCTACAATTCTCTCTCTACCTTCAGGAGTGACTTCCTCTCGACCATTCGGTTTCAGGAACTTTTCTGGTAATACTTCTCCGTTGGATCTAACTGCTGTCTTATGCAATAATCCATCTGACAGAATCGAAATGCTTTCTTTGACACCGTTCGCTGTTCTCTCAAAGAAAACTTCGTTACCTTTTATGACTCGGTCATAAGCAAGACCATCGACCTTGATCGATGTTAACTTTTTATTATTCGGATCGGTTAATTCCTTAACTCGTCTCTCAGGCAATGCATCCAATGGCGCGGATTTCCCGTTCTTCGTATATTCCGCAAGATCTGTTCCTGATTTCACTGAATCAGTAAATCTATCCGCTATACGAACAACTGCATCGTGCCCTAAGACTTCTCCGGAAGGATTTAAATATTCTGTCGTCGTCTTAGGCGACATCTTGATCATTCCCCAGAGTTTACTTTCAGCTGGTGAATGGGTAGTTCGCTTGATCATTCCCTCAGGTGTTACTTGCAGAACAACCTTCTCTCCATTGGTCAGCTTACTTTCAAAAGATACGTTGCCCTTTCCATCTACTACCTTCTCATAAGTCCTACCATCCATCGTTAACTTCTGGTATTTCGGTTCTTTATTTACGGTAGTTAATCCTTTAACGTCGTTCGAAGGAAGTAGCTCTAATTTCGGATTTACTTCATAATTATGCACAAGCAACCCAGTTCTCGTCACAAAGTAACTATGATCTCCCTCCACCTCGATGTTATACACCTTCTCTGGGCGGATCACTCTCTCTATCTTCGCAATCCCTGCAGTTCCCTCGTACAACTCATTCCAAGGTGTAACCGTTGCCTTATTATTAAGAGCAGCAAGTGAGATACTCATCTGAGGTCTATCACTCATCTCTCTCAGGATCGCTGCATTACGAATACTAGATGCTGTTACGGATCTTTGTTCTGGATTTAAGAACTTAGCCTGAGTCCAGCCCTCTCCCTTAATATAGAATGGGTGGTTCCAGGTGGTTTCTACTTCCGTTCCATTTGTATATGTGA
This window contains:
- a CDS encoding Hint domain-containing protein produces the protein MFEKIWSNIKGEAKLVFGMSDTGQIRVNEKGQLEFDTCFVAGTLIRTKEGYTAIDKLKVGDYVLSHNEKTGILSYNKITETFIHDVPAIYKITYTNGTEVETTWNHPFYIKGEGWTQAKFLNPEQRSVTASSIRNAAILREMSDRPQMSISLAALNNKATVTPWNELYEGTAGIAKIERVIRPEKVYNIEVEGDHSYFVTRTGLLVHNYEVNPKLELLPSNDVKGLTTVNKEPKYQKLTMDGRTYEKVVDGKGNVSFESKLTNGEKVVLQVTPEGMIKRTTHSPAESKLWGMIKMSPKTTTEYLNPSGEVLGHDAVVRIADRFTDSVKSGTDLAEYTKNGKSAPLDALPERRVKELTDPNNKKLTSIKVDGLAYDRVIKGNEVFFERTANGVKESISILSDGLLHKTAVRSNGEVLPEKFLKPNGREEVTPEGRERIVDAGKKGSDIAFLDNSKKASETISLKKANELNNPKSKGYDTIKVDGIAYEKTVKGNDVTYERNRANGLREILSLKQIGSEAVIEKQVVVGDKIVSTDLLKANGKDPVTPEDQIRLRDSHKDAVAATSIAGKNSDHFNSEQVNAINKGDKVKGIGKSVDILKVGEHSYYKTVDETSGKISFERVGLGGVKESISIRGEGIFERTVTNQDSSKSVEHLTLDGKAVSPERRIEIADSNKSATELNRLADKVKKESILPSGLPGQEVVFLQNGDESNRKYDSIRVGKEVYYLTKDNEGRVAYERTNKEGVKESIRVASDGFLEKTITNSDGRVESEILNLDGKKFTSEERVRIADENPRASKLEDLATIGKGKNLERRVELFPNSEIGQLRYGGSTETREGRRVYDSIKIGDKTYYSTRDPETGIFIYERTGIDGHKEQFSVTVEGLLAKSKHVEANFLGFGEKTILEYFKMSTDGSGKLISVSEGEKERITENLRLTAKYGNSDPNTGLYVSNRENFGTLNETSVKNILGVRENSGGGLVNSFLDGATNLFRGQGIMESRRNQAIKEMETSKLTEFRTGPGEKDVKSKDEFIKKSPYQNAERYKTTTERAFEAYSIRKIEENPNLSASEKSELKNALYNRLVDPKYATQHGANEGLKLQMAATVENMRETFGRKGERFTFDSKVWGTDSEAKARFEAVKSLIFGAKDAAEVGNSFGSPVCKMYAGYVQGIMNGAYEGSFAQYMTDRFRTGDVDMTKMDYGRNDKFGQWLPGGPAPVLDQGGENPGAHERGVFPSYNLNRINEDMQKLSVHSIENFITESVSVGKIREGSVVQLHVDTDRKGGANHYLTAKVVRLSDGKFGLKIYDHTDGTVKGKSLFEYYDMNKFIHRVML